The Clarias gariepinus isolate MV-2021 ecotype Netherlands chromosome 20, CGAR_prim_01v2, whole genome shotgun sequence genome includes the window agatagatgttctTCTACACAAATACAAGTGTCCATTCTTATCCACAAACCTTCTGTTGATGATAACTTACATAATGTTCCGTGACTACATCAGTTTCGTTGAAGCCGAAAGGATCTCGATACATCATATAATGACTATGTGAGACTAAAGTTTTGCTGAAAATGATTGCACCAATTATAGTCCCCAGTATTGCGATGATACTAAATGCAAGACTAATTGTGACCTGCAGGGGGGGAAAGTAAAGttcatatcaatttatttatataaattgtcCGTTTATTCATTACTTATCTTGAAGCATATTAGTCACTAATAGAAAAGTCATGTTATTTTGAGAGGAAGGAATGTAACTCCAAAGGTCCTGGCACATCCTTTAGAGGTTGGGAATATATTATAAAAGCACTTAAAGAACTCACAATCTTTTTTGTTGGGTTACGTTCTGATTGTATGTAGAGAACACCACATATAAAGTACTGCAAAACAGAAAATATACATTAGTAAGAGCTTAAGCACATCACATAGATAAGCATTCGATTAAATGGTGTTTTGCATAATTACTGCTGCTGAATTGGTGATCAAAAAGAACTAATTTGAGTTCAAGGGAAATGTTTGTTATAAAGTAACCATAAAACTGTAAACATTCACACTACAAATATAAACATAGTACGGTAGAACAAGTATAGATGTGCTGTCTTTTTCTGTCATTCTCTTATACTATAAAATCACCATAGTTATTCACTTTTGAGCATGCATATGTAATTCTGCTCATTTTAGCTTAAATTAGTTTCTAGTTTTTGTATATAAGCATGAATTTATACAAACTATGTATTTAATAAACTGTGtaaatttatgttaaatatatgGAAAATAATAAGAGGCAAACAACAGAGCATTAGTATAGATTTGttttatagtatagtatagtatagtatagtatagtatagtatagtggtaatataataaaatagccCTCTTGCAGCAACTTATTGTCAATCAATTTAGAAACATAATATTTAAGAAGAATCACTCAGGATTCAGAGTTTCAGATGTATGTATGTTATTTGTACCTGTCTTTTTAACCATGCTAagtcaaataaatgttttaccaAGATGCCCAGCCAGAAGGGGCTATATGTTTCTGCTGAAGTTTCCAGGATGTCACTCTTCAGAGGAATTCCAAAAATGAACAGACACAGGCCGAGGAACAACAGCACAATCTTGAGAGAGGAAAACATAATACAAGTCAAAACGGTATGTTacaagagacaaaaacaaaaatcttacaTCACTCAAATATTTCTATGTGACTGCAGATTCACTGCAGTACTATTGTTGTGTATTTcgctgttcagttttataaaTCTGTCATGTGTTTCGCCCTTTAGAGCTTTCCtgttttgttcatgttttttggttgtctgttaataaatgtctctaCATCTGTGCTTATGCCTTGCCTGCATTCTCTCAAACCTGATAGAATATGAGACTGACAGTGAGGTATAGTTGATGGGTATTCCCTAAACAAATTGTGACAATATCGGCAAGACAATTAGACTTAGCAGGAAGTCACCTTGCCATCATGCGTGATGCCAGGAACACTGCAGAGcacacaggagagagagagagagagagagagaggaacaagATTCCACATAGCGCCCTGGAGGGAGATAGCCAAGCTGTTATGGGTCAACTTGTCAGCTATGATACGATGCAGGCCTTTCTTATTACAGTGCAACACAATTGGAATAAGTGTAACATTGCTACCTGCAATGACCAAAAAGAAAGGACCAGAAGGTTCAAGTGTGACAATGTTCAGGGTGAGGAGGAACCACAGAGCAAGTGTGGACAGAAGGCGATAGCTATTAGCCTGTTTGCTCTGTTAAAAGTCAGGGTTTGAGAACTCTGTGTCTGGTCCATCTCCCAGGTTTGAGAACTCTTTGCTTGCTCCACCTCCTTGTTTGAGGATTTCATACTTGTTCCACCTCCCAGGATTGTTGTGCTCACGCCACCACTCGCGTTTGAGAACTCTGTGTCTGATCCATTTTCTGGGTTCAAGAACTCTTTGGGTGACCCACCTCCTGGGTTTGGGGATTCTGCACTCAATCCATGACCTGAGATTGCCGATTCTGTGTTCCGTGTCTGCTTCGACGCCAGGTTTGAGGATCTCGTGTATGCTCCCCCTGCCAGGAGTGAGGACTCTGTATTTGCTCTGCCCCTAAGGTCAAGGACCTTGAGTTCGATCCATATCCCGAGTTCGTGAACATTGTGCTTGCTCCAGTCTCCGGGATAaatcaaggttttttttctgtgtcagTCCTGCACTCAGTCTATAGAACACGCACTTCAACCTCTGTGTCGGGGGGCTAGTGGTGTGGCTAGTGGCACCAGTGTGTTTACTGATGCTTTTCTATCATAGTCAGCATGAACTTTTTCAGCTGTTTGTGCTACAGTGGCTCTTCTGTGGAACCAGATCAGATTGTTTAGCCTTTACTCCTAACGCACATGAGTGAAAAAATGAGTCTTAAGTGTCCACGACCAAGTTGTTGGTTCACTGGTTGCCCTTCTTTGGACCAATTTATGCAGGTACTATCATCTGTTTCCTTGGAAGGCTCAAGAGGAAATTATGGTTGTTGAGATGCTCTGATgcagttgtctagccatcacaatgtgACCTTTGTAAGTCATTCAAATCCTTCTTCCAAGACATCAACTATAAGACAGCTAACAATGAATTATAGGTAAATATTAGCTGTAATGGATCCTGTTAAGTTTAATTAATCATTCGTTAAAAATCACAGACTTGGTCCCCAGTGGTGCAGCGGTAACATCCAGAGATCACAAGTTTAAATTGCAGGTGTTGCTGTAGCCTCCCGCAGCTgggggcctagagagagctggtCGAtcaagctctctcagagggaggGATAGGAGGCACTTTAgtgctctcacatcaatcactggcgtctgtgagctcacgccaGCGGAAacactgtcctccgagtgtgttacaccatTTCCAACGTTGCATCACTTATGCACACAACAATCTTCTATATCTTCTATAATCTATATGTGTTTAAGGAGTTGACAAGCTAAATGGTTTGATGCCATTCACCACTCCCAGAAGAGCCGAGAGAACTTATATGTCATCAGTTCTACTACAGTATGTTGGTCACCTAAGGGGCATTAAAATTAAATGGCACAAACATCTAATAACTCaccattcttttttaaaacacagcCCCCATAATTCTTTTTCAGGACCACTTTGCCATCCTTgtcataatttaattaattctctAACTAATTCTTCTCACCTTGCCCACCTCCTTTAAGATTTGGAGCTGTTGTTCAATcacttgtttatttacttcattTTGGAATTCAGTATTAACATGCCAAGCACTGAGGTCCATTATGGAGAAATTAGAAGTTTCAACAGGACTTACATTAGGATACAACACAAACTGaaaccattttattttgtgcttgcAAGAAACCCTGGCATTTTATGTTCCACTTTCATATCCATGGTGTCTGATCCTTTGGGCTGTGGTATTAGGTCATATGGGTTGTTTTATTGCCAACTGCTTAGCCTAACATAGTATGTATGAGGGGTCATGAATTAAGCCACCACTcacttcttcatattaaattaaattaaatggttaaatataagaaatgaaacaataaaatggttaaataaaagaaatgcacacaaatgtttttttgtggcTTAAGACCTCTGTGTGCCCTGACCATGTCATCTTTATACTGTTTGATGCATACAggaatgtgtgagtgttttctctttctcaccCCAACAGTTTTTGGTTCTCCTTTGAGGAAGCGATGCAGAGGTTTACTGCCACCAGTAGTTTGTGTGGTTGGTCCCACAATCTCCTGCATGGGCTCACTCCCTGCATTTGTGTCCATCTCTGTGAAGCTTTTGGctaaacaatttaaatacaacattttaGATACTGAAGTATTAGTATAGGTGTATGTATAAAGTAGTCGATCTCcaggagggagaaaaaaaagttaataattaaTACTTAGTAACACTATGATAAACTTGTGGTTCTTAGTAGTTAGTGGGAATTTAATAAGTATTAGTGAAGAACTATTCAGTAAAcgctttaaaatgaaattaccATATGAATATTCTGAGTCATCAAAGTCCCAGTAGCAGTGATGATGACAAGatcttttttactttcatctttaaattttttacatttagatttctATTTACATGGGGCGACTATTTATTAGTGTACAGTTGTATTGGTTACATATTATAAAGACTTTCAGGGGTATCATGGGAAGATTTTGGGCAGTTGTTTGTATTGGGTTGATCGGTGGTCACAGACATAATACAACTACTACACAGCCTATTTAATTTGACATGTTACTACCCAACAAAAAACAGGTACTACAAACTCATAATGAtggtgtaaaatatttaaaaagtatcactcactcactaatcgTCTAtcatgctttatcctgtatgcagggtcgcggggggcttggagcctatcccaatagacttagggcatgaggtagggtacacccctctatggggtgccaatccatcacagagcacgcatacacacacccattggcatactacgggcaatttggaaatgccaattagcctaatctgcttgtctaagtactgtgggaggaaacccaccaagcatagggagaactccatgcaaacagacccaaggcaggaatcaaacccgcaccctggaggtgcaaggcgacagtgctgaccactaaggCACCGTGCCACCTTACAAAGTTTGAAATgaagtttaaagtttatttaaaaagtattttagcaCGCATTAGCTATCCAGTGTTAGCTGTGCTATACCATAACACACTTCATTTTTAAAAGAGCAATTTAGTTTCGACTTCCATCCAGCCTGTAGGGTTGCATCAATGATCCATTGAGCAGTATTTGTACGGACATTATAACATGTTTAGATTAGCAAGGTCGTCTTCTCCTATGCACAACAAGGGTGTATGAAGTACTGTACCTAGCTTGTATTGATTTAATATGTTTGCTTATTTAATATGTATGGATATGTTTTCTCCAGGGAAATTCTAGCTTATGCCAACACAATATTAGCTGGCTAGAAATGTTCTTATTTTAGAAGttagatttttaattattaataatagttaagattattcaaatattttataaaatattaatttatatctcactcactcattgtttatcctgtactgtatacagggtcatgggggcctggcGCCCATCTCAGGATACTTAGggtacgaggtggggtacatctCAACTCATCGCAGGGcaaacactcatacacacactacaagcaatttgtgaacgacaattagcctaatctgcatgtcttggactgtgggaggaaaccagaggaaacccaccaagcaaggggagaacatgcaaactccatgcacacagagaccgggtcgggaatcgagcccggaccctggaggtgcaaggcagcagtgctaaccactacacaaccgTGCT containing:
- the si:ch1073-291c23.2 gene encoding membrane-spanning 4-domains subfamily A member 4D, whose amino-acid sequence is MDTNAGSEPMQEIVGPTTQTTGGSKPLHRFLKGEPKTVGIVLLFLGLCLFIFGIPLKSDILETSAETYSPFWLGILYFICGVLYIQSERNPTKKIVTISLAFSIIAILGTIIGAIIFSKTLVSHSHYMMYRDPFGFNETDVVTEHYMQIYSLEAVFLFHSLIAGVILIAMSVFARLALRSSHTQMLVVMRYPPSSE